A genomic stretch from Mycobacterium malmoense includes:
- a CDS encoding ABC transporter substrate-binding protein codes for MTVVALVIGRAGTGAAWDNGGGAGIGVAVPDCGQTTTFSAPPRRVVILNPAISDALIDLGMGNRIVAQSGTTGLAEPLPRNKAVMDRVPVLSAHGMTSTAALLAVSPDLVISDEAEWLNPEFGGASPRQLQKAGIKTYISVSGCRHGTTGKVAEVFTDIDNYGQIFDVRDKATQMVSSLKARLNGIEARVADKPKVPVFEFYGQEGQFFNTAVGIEKDALDMSGGVSIVPNSSGMKPTSKEVITAANPEAFIELEEPGKAIDQEKEAAALKRAFPTTDAARNGRIYFLNVAQAASPGTTRIIDGIAARATWLHPDAFGSR; via the coding sequence ATGACGGTCGTCGCACTGGTCATCGGGCGCGCCGGTACGGGCGCAGCCTGGGACAACGGTGGCGGGGCCGGGATTGGGGTAGCGGTGCCCGATTGCGGTCAGACAACGACCTTCAGCGCGCCACCTCGCCGCGTGGTGATCTTGAACCCAGCGATCTCCGACGCACTGATCGATCTGGGTATGGGCAACCGCATCGTGGCCCAGAGCGGGACAACGGGCCTTGCCGAGCCGCTGCCACGGAACAAGGCGGTGATGGATCGGGTGCCGGTGCTCAGTGCGCATGGCATGACGAGTACTGCGGCGCTGCTTGCCGTCTCACCGGATCTAGTTATCAGTGACGAAGCCGAGTGGCTGAATCCGGAGTTTGGTGGTGCGTCGCCGCGGCAGCTTCAGAAGGCCGGGATCAAAACGTACATCTCAGTGAGTGGATGCCGCCATGGGACAACTGGAAAAGTGGCAGAGGTTTTCACCGACATCGACAACTACGGCCAAATTTTCGATGTACGAGATAAGGCGACGCAGATGGTAAGCAGCCTGAAGGCTCGGTTGAATGGAATTGAAGCCCGGGTCGCGGACAAGCCGAAAGTACCGGTGTTCGAATTCTACGGTCAAGAAGGGCAGTTTTTTAATACCGCCGTGGGGATTGAGAAAGACGCGCTGGACATGTCCGGTGGTGTGAGCATTGTTCCAAATTCGAGTGGAATGAAGCCAACCAGCAAAGAGGTGATCACGGCCGCCAATCCTGAGGCCTTTATTGAGCTGGAGGAACCGGGGAAAGCAATTGATCAGGAGAAGGAGGCGGCGGCGCTAAAGCGGGCTTTCCCGACGACCGATGCGGCCAGAAACGGGCGGATCTATTTCCTCAACGTGGCCCAGGCAGCCAGTCCGGGCACGACGCGGATCATCGATGGCATCGCCGCAAGAGCGACGTGGCTGCACCCCGATGCATTCGGATCGCGATGA
- a CDS encoding PPE family protein, whose product MTAPIWMASPPEVHSALLSAGPGPGPLLESATAWSSLSAEYASVTDELIALLGAVQAGAWQGPTAGAFVAAYAPYLAWLMQASADSAATAAQQEAAATAYTVALAAMPTLAELAANHTTHAALLATNFFGINTIPIALNEADYARMWIQAATVMTTYQAASDAAVATTPTTTPAPQILKSNATADPAQSNSFNLQAWILNINNQISNLLQNFLNMPAVQNSINGYESSNTLGLPPVLFNLLNDADNVLNSFLPPADAGIIGNPLTLFLPYSILGLVQYAELPLPTGVSGPLSLIAYDVTGELPVFTQLLPELLVPAAGNPIFITAVVLFLAQGVAADVLFYILQALIWYPLYFALPLLTPLVVAPVAVGAAALAASPGLAGLAGLAGLVHPPAAVAAPPPAVPPAPGPAATAPVLSPTLTPTPTPAPTPAVAAAPAHAAPPAAGAPPPPPTGPGGFPYLVGDMRARSGMSAQAKTQEPTSRGATAVPTLVAAVASARESAGVRRRRRATVQQLGRRYEYLDLGGGVGEGPDESPDEERVASAVASNRGAGTLGFAGTVAKEAEAAGLTTLAGDEFGDNPRMPMLPNTWGRDLDQDGSS is encoded by the coding sequence ATGACCGCACCGATTTGGATGGCGTCCCCGCCGGAGGTGCACTCGGCATTGCTCAGTGCCGGGCCAGGGCCCGGGCCATTACTAGAGTCGGCCACGGCGTGGAGTTCGCTGAGCGCCGAATATGCCTCGGTGACAGACGAACTCATCGCCCTGCTCGGCGCGGTGCAAGCAGGAGCCTGGCAAGGGCCCACCGCCGGCGCTTTTGTCGCCGCATACGCTCCGTATCTGGCGTGGCTGATGCAGGCCAGCGCGGATAGCGCCGCGACAGCCGCCCAACAGGAAGCCGCGGCCACCGCCTACACAGTCGCGCTGGCCGCTATGCCGACACTGGCCGAGTTGGCCGCCAATCACACCACCCACGCGGCGTTGCTCGCGACGAATTTCTTCGGCATCAACACCATCCCGATCGCGCTCAACGAAGCCGACTATGCGCGGATGTGGATTCAGGCCGCCACCGTGATGACCACCTATCAGGCCGCCTCGGATGCGGCCGTCGCCACCACGCCGACCACCACCCCCGCACCCCAGATCCTGAAGTCCAACGCAACCGCCGACCCGGCGCAATCGAACTCCTTCAACCTGCAGGCATGGATACTCAATATAAACAACCAGATATCCAACCTGCTACAAAACTTTCTAAACATGCCCGCCGTACAAAACTCAATAAACGGCTATGAATCGTCGAACACTCTCGGCCTGCCGCCAGTCCTATTCAACCTACTCAACGACGCAGACAACGTATTAAACAGCTTTCTTCCCCCCGCGGACGCCGGAATAATCGGGAACCCACTCACGCTGTTTCTACCGTATTCGATACTGGGATTGGTGCAGTACGCAGAACTCCCCCTCCCCACCGGCGTTTCAGGCCCATTATCTTTAATAGCCTACGACGTGACCGGTGAACTTCCCGTCTTTACTCAGCTTCTACCGGAGTTGTTAGTCCCTGCCGCGGGTAATCCCATATTTATCACCGCGGTCGTGTTATTCTTAGCACAGGGCGTTGCGGCTGATGTGCTTTTCTATATACTCCAGGCTCTTATCTGGTATCCGCTGTACTTTGCGCTCCCCCTGTTGACCCCTTTGGTGGTCGCCCCCGTGGCTGTAGGGGCGGCCGCGCTGGCCGCCTCCCCGGGTTTGGCGGGGCTGGCGGGGCTGGCCGGCCTCGTTCATCCTCCGGCCGCGGTGGCCGCCCCGCCGCCCGCCGTGCCGCCCGCCCCGGGACCCGCCGCGACCGCCCCCGTCTTGAGCCCGACCCTGACCCCGACCCCAACTCCGGCACCCACTCCGGCCGTGGCCGCGGCTCCTGCGCACGCCGCACCGCCCGCGGCCGGGGCGCCACCACCGCCGCCCACGGGTCCGGGAGGTTTTCCTTACCTGGTGGGTGACATGCGCGCGCGTTCCGGGATGAGCGCCCAAGCCAAAACTCAGGAACCGACCTCGCGTGGCGCCACGGCCGTGCCGACGCTCGTCGCGGCCGTGGCTTCGGCCCGGGAATCGGCAGGGGTGCGCCGACGCCGGCGAGCGACCGTCCAACAACTGGGCCGCCGCTACGAATACCTCGACCTGGGCGGCGGAGTGGGCGAAGGCCCGGACGAATCGCCAGACGAGGAGCGGGTCGCGTCGGCGGTGGCCTCGAATCGGGGCGCGGGAACCCTGGGTTTCGCCGGAACCGTAGCAAAAGAGGCCGAGGCGGCGGGTTTGACCACGCTGGCCGGCGATGAGTTCGGTGACAACCCGAGAATGCCGATGTTGCCGAACACCTGGGGCCGTGACCTTGACCAGGACGGGTCCAGTTGA
- the fadD11 gene encoding fatty acid--CoA ligase FadD11: MTTAERPATMCEAFQRTASIDPDAVALRTPGGAQTLTWREYAAQVRKVAAGLAGLGVKRGDTVSLMMANRIEFYPLEVGAQHVGATSFSVYNTLPAEQLTYLFDNAGTKVVICEEQYVDRIRASGAAIERIVCIDGSPAGTLSVDDLYAAAPTDFDFGSTWRAVQPDDIVTLIYTSGTTGNPKGVEMTHTNLLFEGYALDAVLGIQFGDRITSFLPSAHIADRMCCLYLQEMFGTQVTAVADGRAIAAALPDVRPTVWGAVPRVWEKLKSAIEFTVSHETDDAKRQALQWAMSVAAKRAGALLAGEPMPDDVAAEWAKADELVLSKLRERLGFGELRWAISGAAPIPKETLAFFAGIGIPIAEVWGMSELSCVASVSHPRDARLGTVGRLLPGLEGKSADDGEFLVRGPLVMKGYRREPEKTADAIDADGWLHTGDIIDIDSEGYLRVVDRKKELIINAAGKNMSPANIENTILAACPMVGVMIAIGDGRPYNAALLVFDADSVGPYAARHGLADASPAALAAHPDVIAGIATGVAQGNAKLSRVEQIKRFRILPTLWEPGGDEITLTMKLKRKPIMAKYSTEIEELYAPDLHPHIHEASQAATAQPA; the protein is encoded by the coding sequence ATGACGACAGCCGAGCGTCCGGCCACCATGTGCGAGGCATTCCAGCGCACCGCGTCGATCGATCCGGACGCCGTCGCGCTCCGGACGCCCGGCGGCGCCCAGACGTTGACGTGGCGGGAGTATGCGGCGCAGGTGCGCAAGGTCGCCGCCGGCCTGGCGGGTTTGGGGGTCAAACGGGGCGACACGGTCTCGCTGATGATGGCCAACCGGATCGAGTTCTACCCGCTGGAAGTGGGCGCCCAACACGTCGGCGCCACTTCGTTTTCGGTGTACAACACGCTGCCCGCCGAGCAGCTGACCTACCTGTTCGACAACGCCGGCACCAAGGTCGTGATCTGCGAGGAGCAGTACGTGGACCGCATCCGCGCCAGCGGCGCTGCCATCGAGCGCATCGTCTGCATCGACGGTTCGCCGGCCGGCACGCTCTCGGTGGATGACTTGTATGCGGCCGCGCCAACCGATTTCGACTTCGGGTCGACGTGGCGGGCGGTGCAACCCGACGACATCGTCACCCTCATCTACACATCCGGGACCACCGGAAACCCCAAGGGCGTGGAGATGACCCACACCAACCTGCTGTTCGAGGGTTACGCACTGGACGCCGTGTTGGGCATCCAGTTCGGCGACCGGATCACGTCGTTTTTGCCGTCCGCGCACATCGCCGACCGGATGTGCTGCCTGTATCTCCAGGAGATGTTCGGCACCCAGGTCACCGCGGTGGCCGACGGGCGCGCGATCGCGGCCGCACTGCCCGACGTGCGGCCCACCGTGTGGGGCGCGGTGCCGCGGGTGTGGGAAAAGCTCAAGTCCGCAATCGAATTCACGGTCAGCCACGAGACGGACGACGCGAAACGGCAGGCCTTGCAGTGGGCGATGTCGGTGGCCGCCAAGCGCGCCGGCGCCCTGCTCGCCGGTGAACCGATGCCGGACGACGTTGCGGCCGAATGGGCCAAGGCCGACGAGCTGGTGTTGTCAAAGCTGCGGGAACGGCTGGGCTTCGGTGAGCTCCGGTGGGCGATTTCCGGGGCGGCGCCGATCCCCAAGGAGACCCTGGCGTTCTTCGCCGGCATCGGCATCCCGATCGCCGAGGTGTGGGGAATGTCCGAGCTGAGCTGTGTCGCCTCCGTCAGCCATCCCCGCGACGCCCGCCTGGGCACCGTCGGCAGGCTACTGCCCGGCCTGGAGGGCAAGAGCGCCGACGACGGCGAATTTTTGGTCCGCGGTCCACTGGTGATGAAGGGCTATCGCCGCGAGCCGGAAAAGACCGCGGACGCGATCGACGCCGATGGCTGGCTACACACCGGCGACATCATCGATATCGACTCGGAGGGCTATCTGCGGGTGGTCGACCGCAAGAAGGAGTTGATCATCAACGCGGCGGGAAAGAATATGTCGCCGGCCAACATCGAGAACACCATCCTGGCCGCGTGCCCCATGGTCGGCGTGATGATCGCGATCGGCGACGGACGACCGTACAACGCGGCGCTCCTGGTCTTCGACGCCGACTCGGTCGGCCCGTACGCGGCTCGGCATGGGCTCGCCGACGCCTCGCCCGCGGCGCTGGCGGCCCACCCGGACGTGATCGCCGGGATCGCCACGGGCGTGGCCCAGGGCAATGCCAAACTGTCTCGGGTGGAACAGATTAAGCGCTTCCGGATATTGCCGACGCTGTGGGAGCCCGGCGGAGACGAGATAACGCTGACGATGAAACTCAAGCGCAAGCCGATCATGGCGAAATACTCGACCGAGATCGAGGAACTCTACGCGCCCGATCTCCATCCGCACATCCACGAGGCTTCCCAAGCCGCAACGGCGCAACCGGCGTGA
- a CDS encoding lysophospholipid acyltransferase, whose protein sequence is MSGGPAPTAREIGRAGVRKLLQRTGIVDESTAPLPTDPAEVVQLLAAPWYDERLGGLADELGRDPDGVRAEAVGYLREMAASLDERAVQAWRGFSRWLMRAYDVLVDEDQIAQLRRLDRKATLAFAFSHRSYLDGMLLPEVILANRLSPALTFGGANLNFFPMGAWAKRTGAIFIRRQTKDIPVYRFALRAYAAQLVQNHANLTWSIEGGRTRTGKLRPPVFGILRYISDAVDEIDGPEVYLVPTSIVYDQLHEVEAMTTEAYGAVKRPEDLRFLVRLARQQGERLGRAYLDFGEPLPLRKRLEELRALDTSASGTGTEIERIALDVEHRINRATPVTPTAVVSLALLGADRSLSISEVLATVQPLASYIAARNWTVAGAADLTNRSTIRWTLHQLVASGVVSVYDAGTEPVWGIGSDQHLVAAFYRNTAIHILVDRAIAETALLAAAENCVDGSVLPATVRDEALSLRELLKFEFLFSARAQFEKDLADEVRLIGPADDPVDTTRAASAADVRRLLERADLLLAHLVLRPFLDAYHIVADRLAALEDECFEEEAFLAECLEVGKQWELQRRIASAESRSMELFKTALRLARHRELVDGFEHPDIAQRRREFADEIATAIRRVNTIAELARPAVSPASKQS, encoded by the coding sequence GTGAGCGGGGGACCGGCGCCGACCGCGCGCGAGATCGGTCGCGCGGGCGTGCGAAAGCTGCTGCAGCGCACCGGAATTGTCGACGAATCGACGGCGCCGTTGCCGACCGACCCGGCCGAGGTGGTTCAGCTGCTGGCGGCGCCGTGGTATGACGAGCGGCTGGGGGGATTGGCCGACGAGCTCGGGCGTGACCCCGACGGTGTGCGCGCCGAGGCCGTGGGCTACCTGCGCGAGATGGCGGCCTCGCTGGACGAGCGGGCGGTGCAGGCCTGGCGCGGGTTCAGTCGCTGGCTCATGCGGGCCTACGACGTGCTGGTCGACGAGGACCAAATCGCGCAGCTGCGCCGGCTCGATCGCAAAGCGACGCTGGCATTTGCCTTTTCGCATCGCTCCTACTTGGACGGCATGCTGTTGCCCGAGGTGATCCTGGCCAACAGGCTCTCACCCGCGCTCACCTTCGGCGGCGCGAACCTGAACTTCTTTCCGATGGGCGCCTGGGCCAAACGCACCGGGGCGATCTTCATCCGGCGTCAGACCAAGGACATTCCCGTCTACCGATTCGCGCTGCGCGCCTACGCCGCGCAGCTGGTGCAAAACCATGCCAACCTCACCTGGTCGATCGAAGGGGGCCGCACCAGGACCGGCAAGCTGCGGCCCCCGGTGTTCGGGATCCTGCGCTACATCAGCGACGCCGTCGACGAAATCGACGGTCCCGAGGTGTATTTGGTGCCCACCTCGATCGTGTACGACCAGCTGCACGAGGTGGAGGCCATGACCACCGAGGCCTACGGCGCGGTGAAACGGCCCGAGGACCTTCGCTTTCTGGTCCGGCTGGCGCGCCAGCAGGGCGAGCGGCTGGGCCGCGCGTATTTGGACTTCGGCGAACCGCTGCCGTTGCGGAAGCGCCTCGAGGAGCTGCGCGCCCTGGATACCTCGGCATCCGGGACCGGCACCGAAATCGAACGCATCGCCCTGGACGTCGAACACCGGATCAACCGCGCCACCCCCGTCACACCCACCGCGGTGGTCAGCCTCGCGTTGCTGGGCGCGGATCGGTCGTTGTCGATCAGCGAGGTGCTGGCCACCGTGCAACCGCTGGCGAGCTACATCGCGGCACGGAACTGGACGGTGGCCGGTGCCGCGGACCTGACGAATCGCTCGACGATCCGGTGGACGCTGCATCAGCTGGTCGCCTCCGGCGTGGTCAGCGTCTACGACGCCGGCACCGAACCGGTCTGGGGCATCGGATCGGACCAGCACCTCGTCGCGGCGTTCTACCGCAACACCGCCATCCACATCCTGGTCGATCGCGCCATCGCCGAGACGGCGTTGCTGGCCGCCGCCGAAAACTGCGTGGACGGGTCGGTTTTGCCGGCGACTGTGCGCGACGAGGCGCTCAGTCTCCGCGAGTTGCTCAAGTTCGAGTTCCTGTTCTCCGCACGCGCGCAGTTCGAAAAGGACCTCGCCGACGAGGTGCGGCTGATCGGCCCGGCGGACGACCCCGTGGACACCACCAGGGCCGCCAGCGCGGCCGACGTGCGGCGGCTATTGGAACGGGCCGATCTGCTGCTGGCGCATCTGGTGCTGCGCCCGTTCCTGGACGCGTACCACATCGTCGCCGACCGGCTGGCCGCGCTCGAGGACGAATGTTTCGAGGAGGAAGCCTTCCTCGCCGAGTGCCTCGAGGTGGGCAAGCAGTGGGAGCTGCAGCGCAGGATCGCCAGCGCCGAGTCGAGGTCGATGGAGCTGTTCAAGACCGCCCTGCGGTTGGCCCGGCACCGTGAGCTGGTGGACGGCTTCGAGCACCCCGACATCGCTCAACGGCGACGCGAGTTCGCCGACGAGATCGCCACCGCCATCCGGCGGGTCAACACCATTGCTGAACTGGCCAGGCCGGCGGTTAGCCCTGCGAGCAAGCAAAGCTGA
- a CDS encoding nitroreductase family deazaflavin-dependent oxidoreductase, with translation MPLTGEYAPSPWDWSREQAEKYAESGGAEAADMKGKPIILLTTVGAKTGKLRKTPLMRVEHNGEYAIVASLGGAPKNPVWYHNVAKNPRVELQDGAVIRDYDAREVFGDEKATWWGRAVEAWPDYAEYQKKTDRQIPVFVLTPVS, from the coding sequence ATGCCGCTGACAGGTGAATACGCTCCCAGCCCCTGGGATTGGTCCCGCGAACAAGCCGAGAAGTATGCCGAGTCCGGAGGCGCCGAGGCCGCGGACATGAAGGGCAAGCCCATCATCCTGCTGACCACCGTGGGAGCCAAGACCGGCAAGCTCCGCAAGACGCCGCTCATGCGCGTCGAGCACAACGGCGAGTATGCGATCGTCGCCTCACTCGGCGGTGCGCCGAAGAACCCGGTCTGGTACCACAACGTCGCGAAGAACCCGCGGGTCGAGCTGCAGGACGGCGCCGTCATCCGCGATTACGACGCCCGCGAGGTGTTCGGCGACGAGAAGGCCACCTGGTGGGGGCGTGCCGTCGAGGCCTGGCCCGACTACGCCGAATACCAGAAAAAGACCGACCGCCAGATTCCGGTGTTCGTGTTGACCCCGGTGAGCTGA
- the ilvA gene encoding threonine ammonia-lyase, giving the protein MSAELSSSPRAPRSQPLCAADIDAAARRIAPVVTPTPLQLSDRLSAITGARVYLKREDLQVVRSYKLRGAYNLLVQLSDEELAAGVVCSSAGNHAQGFAFACRTLGVHGRVYVPAKTPKQKRDRIRYHGGDFIELIVGGSTYDLAAEAALADVERTGATLVPPYDDLRTIAGQGTVAVELLAQLVGEPDLVVVPVGGGGCIAGITTYLAERTTNAAVLGVEPAGAAAMMAALAAGEPVTLDYVDQFVDGAAVRRAGTLTYAALAAAGDMVSITAVDEGAVCTAMLDLYQNEGIIAEPAGALSVAGLLEADIEPGSTVVCLISGGNNDVSRYGEVLERSLVHLGLKHYFLVDFPQEPGALRRFLDDVLGPNDDITLFEYVKRNNRDTGEALVGVELGSAADLDGLLARMRATDIHVEALEPGSPAYRYLL; this is encoded by the coding sequence GTGTCCGCCGAACTGAGCAGTAGCCCGCGCGCCCCGAGGTCTCAGCCGCTGTGCGCGGCTGACATTGATGCCGCGGCGCGGCGGATCGCGCCGGTGGTCACGCCCACGCCTTTGCAGTTGAGCGATCGGTTGTCGGCGATCACCGGCGCGCGGGTCTACCTCAAGCGCGAAGACCTGCAGGTGGTGCGCTCCTACAAGTTGCGGGGCGCCTACAACCTTTTGGTGCAGCTGTCCGACGAGGAGCTGGCCGCGGGCGTGGTGTGTTCGTCGGCCGGCAACCACGCGCAGGGCTTCGCCTTCGCGTGCCGGACGCTGGGCGTGCACGGCCGCGTCTATGTGCCGGCGAAGACGCCCAAGCAAAAGCGCGACCGGATCCGCTACCACGGCGGGGATTTCATCGAGCTGATCGTGGGGGGATCCACCTACGACCTCGCCGCCGAGGCGGCTTTGGCCGACGTCGAACGCACCGGCGCCACGCTGGTCCCGCCGTACGACGACCTGCGCACCATCGCCGGCCAGGGAACCGTCGCCGTGGAACTGCTCGCTCAGCTTGTTGGGGAGCCCGACCTGGTCGTGGTCCCGGTCGGCGGCGGCGGCTGCATCGCCGGCATCACCACCTACCTGGCCGAGCGGACGACCAACGCGGCGGTGCTGGGTGTCGAGCCGGCCGGCGCGGCGGCGATGATGGCCGCGCTGGCCGCCGGCGAGCCGGTGACGCTGGACTACGTGGACCAGTTCGTCGACGGCGCCGCGGTGCGACGGGCGGGAACGCTGACCTATGCCGCGCTGGCCGCCGCCGGTGACATGGTGTCGATCACCGCGGTCGACGAGGGGGCGGTGTGCACCGCGATGCTGGACCTGTACCAAAACGAGGGCATCATCGCCGAGCCGGCGGGCGCGTTGTCGGTCGCCGGCCTGCTGGAGGCCGACATCGAGCCCGGATCGACGGTGGTGTGCCTGATCTCGGGCGGCAACAACGACGTGTCGCGCTACGGCGAGGTGCTGGAGCGCTCGCTGGTCCACCTCGGCCTCAAGCACTACTTCCTGGTGGATTTCCCGCAGGAGCCGGGCGCGCTGCGCCGATTCCTCGACGACGTGCTCGGGCCCAATGACGACATCACCCTGTTCGAATACGTCAAGCGCAACAACCGTGACACCGGTGAGGCGCTGGTCGGTGTCGAGTTGGGATCGGCCGCGGACCTGGATGGCCTGCTGGCCCGGATGCGGGCGACCGACATCCATGTCGAGGCCCTGGAGCCCGGTTCGCCGGCCTACCGTTATCTGTTGTAG
- a CDS encoding aminotransferase class I/II-fold pyridoxal phosphate-dependent enzyme, producing the protein MPVQSSIAGTGAESIAANVEEAISRGALAPGDALPPIRDLAGRLRVNANTVAAAYRLLRDRGAVETGGRRGTRVRHRPATTPRSLLGLDVPAGVRDLSTGNPDPALLPIAGARLVPTHPTPLLYGEPAMTPELVEHTRSALAGEGIPAEHLAVTSGALDGIERVLTAHLRPSDRVAVEDPGWANLLDLLAALGLSAEPVRVDDDGPLAADLARALDRGVRAVVITNRAQNPTGAALSAERAEALRALLVGREVLLVEDDHCAGIAGVPLHALAGATGHWAFVRSASKAYGPDLRVAVLAGDRRTVERVRGRLRLGPGWVSHLLQGLAVGLWSDGAATRRVVEAEGRYTNNRTGLRAALGKRGVAAHGRSGLNVWVPVPDETVAITRLIGAGWAAAPGSRFRIRTAPGMRVTVADLSADEIDPLADAIADAVRGTGRSSV; encoded by the coding sequence ATGCCAGTACAAAGCAGCATAGCGGGAACGGGCGCCGAGTCCATAGCCGCCAACGTCGAAGAGGCCATCTCCCGCGGCGCCCTGGCGCCCGGCGACGCGCTGCCGCCGATCCGCGACTTGGCCGGCCGGCTCCGCGTGAACGCCAACACCGTGGCCGCGGCGTACCGCCTGCTGCGCGATCGCGGGGCCGTCGAGACCGGCGGGCGGCGGGGCACCCGGGTGCGGCACCGCCCGGCGACCACCCCCCGCTCGCTGCTCGGCCTCGACGTCCCCGCGGGCGTGCGCGACCTGTCGACCGGCAACCCGGACCCGGCCCTGTTGCCCATCGCCGGGGCGCGGTTGGTGCCCACTCACCCGACCCCGTTGCTGTACGGGGAGCCGGCGATGACGCCCGAGCTGGTCGAGCACACCCGTTCCGCGCTGGCGGGGGAGGGCATTCCCGCCGAACACCTGGCCGTCACCAGCGGTGCGCTGGACGGCATCGAGCGTGTTCTCACCGCCCACCTGCGTCCGAGTGACCGGGTGGCCGTCGAGGACCCCGGCTGGGCGAACCTGCTCGATCTCCTTGCCGCGCTTGGCCTTTCGGCCGAGCCGGTGCGGGTCGACGACGACGGCCCGCTGGCCGCCGACCTGGCTCGGGCGCTGGATCGCGGGGTGCGGGCGGTGGTGATCACCAATCGCGCGCAAAACCCGACCGGTGCGGCGCTGTCGGCGGAGCGCGCGGAAGCGCTGCGCGCCTTGCTGGTTGGGCGCGAGGTGCTGCTCGTCGAGGACGATCACTGCGCGGGCATCGCGGGTGTGCCGCTGCACGCGCTGGCCGGGGCGACCGGCCACTGGGCGTTCGTGCGGTCGGCGTCCAAGGCCTACGGTCCCGACCTGCGCGTCGCCGTGCTCGCCGGGGACCGCCGCACCGTCGAGCGCGTGCGCGGGCGGCTGCGGCTCGGGCCGGGCTGGGTGAGCCACCTCCTGCAGGGCCTCGCGGTCGGCTTGTGGTCGGACGGGGCGGCCACGCGCCGCGTCGTCGAGGCCGAGGGGCGATACACCAACAACCGCACGGGGTTACGCGCCGCGCTGGGGAAGCGCGGCGTTGCCGCCCACGGCCGGTCCGGGCTCAACGTGTGGGTTCCGGTGCCCGACGAGACGGTCGCGATCACCCGGCTGATCGGCGCGGGCTGGGCCGCGGCGCCGGGCTCCCGGTTCCGGATCCGCACGGCGCCGGGAATGCGTGTCACGGTCGCCGACTTGAGTGCCGACGAGATCGATCCCCTCGCCGACGCCATCGCCGACGCCGTGCGCGGGACCGGGCGTTCTAGCGTGTAG
- a CDS encoding mismatch-specific DNA-glycosylase, with protein MRFTRDELKRFHGKTLPDLMSDHVRLLFVGINPGLRTVAVQAHFAPRGNRFWPALYRAGITDRLIDASSGFAPADREYLLDRGIGITNLVERATANAAELTADELVKGGQKLHRTIRRFSPRVVAVLGITAYREAFDDRRATAGRQVSPYPATELWVVPNPSGRNAHASLPGLAAAYGEVARAAGIPTR; from the coding sequence ATCCGGTTCACGCGCGACGAACTGAAACGGTTCCACGGTAAGACCCTGCCGGACCTGATGTCCGACCATGTCCGACTACTGTTCGTGGGAATCAATCCCGGGTTGAGAACCGTTGCGGTGCAAGCTCATTTCGCCCCTCGCGGCAACCGGTTCTGGCCGGCGCTCTACCGCGCGGGCATCACCGATCGTCTGATCGACGCCTCGTCGGGGTTTGCGCCGGCCGACCGGGAATACCTGCTGGATCGCGGGATTGGCATCACGAACCTCGTCGAGAGGGCGACCGCGAACGCGGCCGAACTCACGGCGGACGAGCTCGTCAAGGGTGGGCAGAAACTGCACCGAACGATTCGGCGATTCTCGCCCCGGGTCGTCGCCGTCCTGGGGATCACCGCCTACCGCGAAGCCTTCGACGACCGTCGGGCGACGGCGGGCAGGCAGGTGTCGCCGTACCCGGCGACCGAGCTGTGGGTGGTCCCCAATCCGAGCGGCCGCAACGCCCACGCGTCGCTGCCCGGCCTCGCGGCCGCCTACGGCGAAGTCGCCCGCGCCGCGGGCATCCCTACACGCTAG